One genomic window of Rhodoligotrophos defluvii includes the following:
- a CDS encoding glutathione S-transferase, translating into MMADELHMKDCMNATCPWSGKPVSADSLTLYKGRVVGFCNPGCRDKFEQAVTHFEAALGGDNA; encoded by the coding sequence ATGATGGCCGACGAGCTGCATATGAAGGACTGCATGAACGCGACTTGCCCCTGGTCGGGCAAGCCCGTGTCCGCGGACTCCCTCACCCTCTACAAAGGACGCGTCGTCGGCTTCTGCAATCCCGGTTGCCGCGACAAGTTCGAGCAGGCCGTCACGCATTTCGAGGCCGCCCTTGGCGGCGATAACGCCTGA
- the ffh gene encoding signal recognition particle protein — translation MFDNLQERLSGIFDKLTRRGALTEDDVNTAMREVRRALIEADVALDVVRGFVDKVRERAVGQQVIRSVSPGQMVIKIVHDTLVETLGADDSEIDLAAVPPVPVMMVGLQGSGKTTTTAKLAKRLKERDKKRVLMASLDTRRPAAQEQLKILGEQAGIDTLPIVAGQDPVQIARRALDAGRLGGYDVVILDTAGRLHIDDDLMRESEQVRDLAKPHETLLVVDALTGQDAVNVARAFNERIGITGVVLTRVDGDGRGGAALSMRAVTGKPIKLIGTGEKLDGLEGFHPSRIAGRILGMGDVVSLVERAAETIDAEKAQAIADRMKKGEFDLDDLAEQLRQMQKIGGMSGVLSMLPGMGKMKKQLDGANLDDKVLKRQLAIITSMTRQERRQPKVLNASRRKRIAAGSGTDVQDVNKLIKMHRQMADMMKMMGKNKGMLSRLFGGGAPAGLPGAGVPGGMPDMAALAKQLPGGGMPELGPNGLPKGLSPDLMNKLPGLGGGKGGLPGLGGLPGLGGAPKFPGKKR, via the coding sequence ATGTTCGATAATCTTCAGGAACGCCTCAGCGGCATCTTCGACAAGCTCACCCGGCGCGGCGCGCTGACGGAGGACGACGTCAACACCGCCATGCGCGAGGTGCGGCGCGCCCTGATCGAAGCCGACGTCGCCCTCGACGTAGTGCGCGGCTTCGTCGACAAGGTGCGCGAGCGCGCCGTCGGCCAGCAGGTGATCCGCTCGGTCTCGCCCGGCCAGATGGTCATCAAGATCGTCCACGACACCTTGGTCGAGACCTTGGGCGCGGACGATTCCGAGATCGACCTCGCCGCGGTGCCGCCGGTGCCCGTCATGATGGTCGGCCTCCAGGGCTCGGGCAAGACCACCACCACCGCCAAGCTCGCCAAGCGCCTCAAGGAGCGCGACAAGAAGCGCGTGCTCATGGCCTCCCTCGACACGCGCCGGCCCGCCGCGCAGGAACAGCTGAAGATTCTGGGTGAGCAGGCAGGCATCGACACCCTGCCTATCGTTGCCGGCCAGGACCCGGTGCAGATCGCCCGCCGGGCCCTCGATGCAGGGCGCCTCGGCGGCTATGACGTGGTCATCCTCGACACCGCCGGCCGGCTGCACATCGACGACGACCTGATGCGCGAGAGCGAGCAGGTGCGCGACCTCGCCAAGCCGCACGAGACCCTTCTCGTGGTCGATGCGCTCACCGGCCAGGACGCGGTGAACGTGGCGCGCGCCTTCAACGAGCGCATCGGCATCACCGGCGTGGTGCTCACCCGGGTCGACGGCGATGGCCGCGGCGGCGCGGCGCTGTCCATGCGCGCCGTCACCGGCAAGCCGATCAAGCTCATCGGCACCGGCGAGAAGCTCGACGGCCTCGAAGGCTTCCATCCCAGCCGCATCGCCGGCCGCATCCTCGGCATGGGCGACGTGGTGAGCCTGGTCGAGCGCGCCGCCGAGACGATCGACGCCGAGAAGGCCCAGGCCATCGCCGACCGCATGAAGAAGGGCGAGTTCGACCTGGACGATCTCGCCGAGCAGCTCCGCCAGATGCAGAAGATCGGCGGCATGTCGGGCGTGCTCAGCATGCTGCCCGGCATGGGCAAGATGAAGAAGCAGCTCGATGGCGCCAATCTCGACGACAAGGTGCTGAAGCGCCAGCTGGCCATCATCACGTCCATGACCCGGCAGGAGCGCCGCCAGCCCAAGGTGCTGAATGCCTCGCGCCGCAAGCGCATCGCCGCCGGCTCGGGCACCGACGTCCAGGACGTGAACAAGCTCATCAAGATGCATCGGCAGATGGCCGACATGATGAAGATGATGGGCAAGAACAAGGGCATGCTCTCGCGCCTGTTCGGCGGGGGAGCGCCGGCGGGCTTGCCTGGGGCGGGCGTGCCCGGAGGCATGCCCGACATGGCCGCTCTCGCCAAGCAGCTGCCCGGCGGCGGCATGCCGGAGCTCGGCCCCAACGGGCTGCCCAAGGGCCTTTCGCCCGATCTGATGAACAAGCTGCCGGGCCTCGGCGGCGGCAAGGGCGGCCTGCCGGGACTTGGTGGGCTTCCCGGTTTGGGCGGCGCACCGAAATTCCCAGGGAAGAAGAGGTGA
- a CDS encoding DUF1223 domain-containing protein — translation MALAIGALLVLGGIGGVAQSWAGGRAVLELFTSQGCSSCPPADKLLHELAQKPGIVALTYNVDYWDYLGWKDTLATPENSRRQREYAERRGDREVYTPQLVIDGRAHAVGSRRDDIERILKAHMAEQRPAPSLTIDRHGRELEVSIGPAVDPSQPMEATVWLMMIQPEVSVSIQRGENLDKQITYTNVVRRIIPVAMWHGEPLKVSLPASELATPDTPSGVVLVQEDDGGPIIAATDVVVLKGD, via the coding sequence TTGGCGCTGGCCATCGGCGCGTTGCTGGTGCTTGGCGGTATCGGTGGCGTGGCGCAATCTTGGGCTGGTGGCCGCGCGGTGCTCGAGCTGTTCACCAGCCAGGGCTGTTCCTCCTGCCCGCCCGCCGACAAGCTCCTGCATGAGCTGGCGCAGAAGCCGGGCATCGTGGCCCTGACCTACAATGTCGACTACTGGGACTATCTCGGCTGGAAGGACACCCTGGCCACCCCCGAGAACAGCAGGCGCCAGCGCGAATACGCCGAGCGCCGCGGCGATCGCGAAGTCTATACGCCGCAATTGGTGATCGACGGCCGCGCCCATGCGGTCGGCAGCCGTCGGGATGACATCGAGCGCATTCTCAAGGCCCACATGGCCGAGCAGCGGCCGGCGCCCAGCCTGACCATCGATCGGCACGGACGCGAGCTGGAAGTCTCCATCGGTCCGGCCGTTGACCCCAGTCAGCCGATGGAGGCGACCGTATGGCTGATGATGATTCAGCCGGAGGTCAGCGTTTCCATTCAGCGCGGGGAAAACCTGGACAAGCAGATCACCTACACCAATGTGGTGCGCCGGATCATTCCGGTGGCCATGTGGCATGGCGAGCCCCTCAAGGTCTCGCTCCCGGCGAGCGAGCTGGCGACCCCCGACACCCCGAGCGGGGTGGTCTTGGTGCAGGAGGATGATGGCGGCCCGATCATCGCTGCAACGGACGTGGTGGTCCTGAAGGGCGACTGA
- a CDS encoding lysozyme inhibitor LprI family protein — protein MLKPFILSATAVIIAGLALSAPAEAASFDCRAAQTPDEIAVCSNHRLSALDSEMGALWFTYSRLPLAMGAAGARQDDARAFLQQRMACGADVGCLTAIYKARIRALRQGVDQGLKAMTNAMGGGPI, from the coding sequence ATGTTGAAACCGTTCATACTATCCGCAACCGCTGTTATCATTGCCGGCCTGGCCTTGTCTGCTCCGGCGGAGGCGGCAAGCTTTGACTGTCGCGCGGCGCAGACGCCCGATGAGATCGCCGTTTGCAGCAATCACAGGCTCTCGGCGCTCGACAGCGAGATGGGGGCGCTGTGGTTCACCTATAGCCGCCTGCCCCTGGCCATGGGCGCTGCCGGCGCACGCCAGGACGATGCGCGGGCATTCCTGCAGCAGCGTATGGCCTGCGGTGCCGATGTCGGCTGCCTGACGGCGATCTACAAGGCGCGCATTCGCGCCTTGAGGCAAGGCGTTGATCAGGGCCTCAAGGCCATGACGAATGCCATGGGTGGCGGTCCGATCTAG
- a CDS encoding DoxX family protein, translated as MAAIDDRTVSASRLYIPALAPLYSALSPFVWFLMRALAGGFLAVHGLPKILDPMARVGMVESLGFYPGVIWAPLLAITEFFGGLMILLGLFTRPAAAAATIVLLVTVYFHWIVQGEGLMGAEKSILWAAITLFFAVRGGGDWSIDEKLRKTF; from the coding sequence ATGGCAGCAATCGACGACCGCACCGTTTCCGCCAGCCGGCTCTACATTCCGGCGCTGGCGCCGCTTTATTCCGCCTTGTCGCCCTTCGTGTGGTTCCTCATGCGCGCGCTGGCCGGCGGCTTCCTGGCGGTGCACGGCCTACCCAAGATCCTCGATCCGATGGCGAGGGTCGGCATGGTGGAAAGCCTAGGCTTCTATCCCGGCGTGATCTGGGCGCCGCTCCTGGCCATCACCGAATTCTTCGGTGGGCTGATGATCCTGCTCGGCCTGTTCACGCGGCCGGCCGCGGCGGCCGCCACCATCGTGCTGCTGGTGACGGTCTATTTCCACTGGATCGTGCAGGGCGAAGGCCTGATGGGGGCGGAGAAGTCCATCCTGTGGGCGGCCATCACCCTGTTCTTCGCGGTGCGCGGCGGCGGCGACTGGTCCATCGACGAGAAGCTGCGCAAGACGTTCTAG